A window of Hymenobacter siberiensis genomic DNA:
TGCTGGGCCACTACCCCGCGCAGTGGCAGGCCGCCGTGGCCGGCGCGGCCGTCACCGACTGGCTCGACCAATACAACCTGGGCGACTCCAACGTGCAGCGCGCCGCCGCCATCGGCCCCTCGCCCTGGCTGAGCGAGGCCAATTTCCAGAACTACCGCGAGCAGTCGCCCATCACCCTGGCCGGCCGTATCCGCACGCCCACCCTCATTCTGGCCAATACCGCCGACCCGCGCGTGCCCGTCACGCAGTCGTACAAGCTGTTTCATGCCCTGAAAGACAATGGCGTGACCACCAAATTCATCGCCTGGCCCGTGCCCGCCCACAACGCCAGCGACCCCGTGCGCCAGCGCGAACGCAACCGCTTCTGGCTGGAATGGATGGACACCTACTTGCAGCCCGGCCGAACGGCGGAGGCCGGGAAGTCCGGTTCAAACTGAGGGTAGGAGTATGATTTTCTGAGCGCCGTTCAGCGTCGTTGAGTACAGTCGAGCGTCATGCTGAGCGGAGTCGAAGCATCTCTACCGCAGTAGTAACCAACATTGGTTGCAACGAAGCGGTAGAGATGCTTCGACTCCGCTCAGCATGACGTTCTTTTCTTTTGTTAATTTCCATTCCGTCCATCCTTCGCCCTAACCCACCCAACCCCATGAAAACCCTCGCCGACATGGTGCTGCTGGGCGACCCGCGCCTCTACGAAGTGTGCGCCCCCGTGACCGAAGCCGACCTGCCCCAGGTAGCCGGCTGGGTGGCCGACCTGCACAACGTGATGCAGGAAGTGCGCGCCAAATACCACTTCGGCCGGGGCATTGCCGCTCCACAGCTTGGCGTGATGAAGCGCCTGGTGTACCTGCACCTCGACGGCCGTCCCATCGTGCTGCTCAACCCAGCGCTGACCGACCTGAGCCCGGAGCTATTCGAGATGTGGGACGACTGCATGTGCTTTCCCAACCTGTTGGTGCGGGTGCAGCGGCACGTGTCCCTCACCGTGACGTACCGCGACGAGCACTGGCAGCCCCAGCGCTGGGAAGTGCAGGGTGACATCGCCGAACTGCTCCAGCACGAATGCGACCACCTCGATGGGGTATTGTGCACC
This region includes:
- a CDS encoding peptide deformylase, translating into MKTLADMVLLGDPRLYEVCAPVTEADLPQVAGWVADLHNVMQEVRAKYHFGRGIAAPQLGVMKRLVYLHLDGRPIVLLNPALTDLSPELFEMWDDCMCFPNLLVRVQRHVSLTVTYRDEHWQPQRWEVQGDIAELLQHECDHLDGVLCTMRAMDAQSFRWRP